The Pedobacter mucosus genome window below encodes:
- a CDS encoding Crp/Fnr family transcriptional regulator: MYIQKLIDNGYPVKNFAKDAIIYEPGMHPKFVYFIKAGEVRMITVSEDGKEFIQGVFKAGQYFGEPALLLDKKYLAYTIVNKNAKIIAVSKQGFLKLLTEDPAFCMDLITGLSKRLFYKSMMLEELANEKAEHRLETIINYLFLDINAGEKLNVTRQNLADMTGLRVETVIRGVKLLAEKGSIHLDKGKIIKC, encoded by the coding sequence ATGTATATTCAAAAGCTTATAGATAATGGTTATCCTGTAAAGAATTTCGCAAAAGATGCTATAATATACGAGCCTGGTATGCATCCAAAATTTGTTTATTTTATTAAAGCTGGAGAAGTTAGAATGATTACGGTAAGCGAAGATGGCAAAGAATTTATTCAAGGCGTTTTCAAAGCTGGTCAGTATTTTGGCGAACCTGCTTTATTGTTAGATAAGAAATACCTTGCTTATACCATCGTTAATAAAAATGCTAAAATTATTGCTGTTAGTAAACAAGGGTTTCTAAAACTTTTAACAGAAGATCCCGCATTTTGTATGGATCTAATTACTGGCTTAAGTAAACGTCTCTTTTATAAATCAATGATGTTAGAAGAACTTGCCAATGAAAAAGCAGAACATCGCCTCGAAACGATAATTAATTATCTATTTCTGGATATCAATGCTGGGGAGAAACTGAATGTTACCCGTCAAAATTTGGCCGATATGACAGGCTTAAGGGTAGAAACCGTTATAAGAGGAGTGAAGCTTTTAGCTGAAAAGGGCTCTATTCATTTAGATAAAGGCAAAATAATCAAGTGCTGA